The Ipomoea triloba cultivar NCNSP0323 chromosome 13, ASM357664v1 genomic interval CCAGCACACGCTGCTAAGAAGCCCCCTTGTGCCGTGAGTAGAACCGCCCCGTAGGACACCTTCCGCGTGGTTGCACAGTACCCTGCATCGAAGTAACACCTTGGCCACACCGACTGCACATGCTCTGAGATGTTGCTTGTGACGTTCGAACTCTCGGGTATAATGGAATTGCCGTAATGGACTGCCATCCATGCCTGGAGCGCAGCCTCTGCTGAGTATTTCACTCTCCTTGGCAGTGGTAGAAGACCATCCCAGACAGCCTGATTCCTTGCGCGCCACGTGTAATATAATGCCGCAACCGTGCGTGTAATGTCTCCTTCAGAAAAGGTATGCAAAATATTTGAGAACCACATGCTAAAAGACATTCCAACAGAAGGTGCAGTAGGTAAATTGAATTCACACCAAACTAGTTGGGAATAAGCGCACGAAACCAATGCATGTAAAACATTCTCATGATCTACACCACACTTAGGACATGTTGGGTCTACATCTACCCTCTTCATAAACAAGTTAGTGGTGACTGGTAGAGAGTCTGTTAAAGCTCTCCAGAGAAAGGTTTTCCATTTGGGAGGAACTTTAATTTTCCATAGGGAACTCCATTTATCAAATCCACCTTCGATCCATTGAATTCACCCATGACTGCCCTATAACCATACTTCACAGAATAACAGCCCCTTGGGTCATTATGCAAAAAACCACACATCCTCATAGTCTAGCGAGATTGGGACCCTGCTGATGCGCTGGACATCCACCGGGTTGAAAATATATTGAGAATGGAGAGGTCCCAGGTGCCATTGTCAGTATCAATTAAGCCAGACACATATGAACCACTGAGTTGTGCACGCATAGGTGTTTGAACAATTGGAGCTGGGTCATCAGGTAACCAAAGATGTCCCCAAATTAGAGTAGACTTCCCATCCCCAATTCTGCGTCTCACACCACTGCAAATTATGTCATGAGCAGCCATGATACTGCGCCAACAGAAGCTTGTAGAACTGCCAACAGTTGCTTCAATAAAAGAGGTTCTAGGATAATACCGTGCCTTATATATTTTAGCAACCAAAGAGTCAGGTATAGTTAGAAAATGCCAAGCCTGCTTTCCTAACATAGCCAAATTGAAAGGAGGTAGATCTTTAAAACCCAAGCCTCCAAACCTCTTGGGTATGCATAAACGGTCCTTTCCAATGAATCCTTCTCTCAGTTCCCGAGCCCCACCAGAAACGGTTCATAACTCTCTCAATAGATTGGCATACTGACTCAGGTAGCAAAAAGACACTCATTGAGAAAGTAGTCATTGCTTGGGCCACACTTTTCAATAGGATCTCCTTACCAGCCTGTGAGAGGAGCTTCTTGTTCCATGACCCAATCCGCTGAATAATCTTGTCTTGAATATATGCAAAGGCCGCCTTCCGGTTCCTGCCCACAAAAGCCGGCAATCCCAGATATTTTCCGAAATTAGGGGCTTGAACAACTCCCAATACTACTTCCACCTCCTCCCTATGCGCAGCTTGTGTGTTTCTACTAAAGCAAACACTTGATTTGTGATAATTTACTGCCTGGCCAGACATACTTTCATATAAGTCCAAACAATGTTTTACCACACCAGCCTCACCCAGGTTgaccttaattaccataataattattagacaattattattaggcaattatacttttataccttaagtatattccttTTTACCATAttgcctttaatttttttttttatttctcctCCTCCATATAcatatgaattaattgtaattattataaaaataaattcaacgacccatatataattataaatatactaatatctatttaattattaacttaattaacataataattattacttaattatactaatatatgttcaattaatttcttaacaaCCATAATGATTAgtaggtaattatactaatactatgcaattatatttttatattaagtataaaaatatataaagaaagattaccataaaattaccaCAGTAATTACactaaagaataaaaatgataatttattttgtttccatagtattataccttaagtatccatgcacttctgttattatatatacatacatacatacatatatatagattaaaaatatggcctacataatttttttaaaggtaaccTACTTAATTAAAAAGTTCGTTGATAATTTCGTCTTGAAATGATAAATCAAACCACCTAACAACTCcaatgtttttttgtttttggtattACCATGAATATGGAGAGCTAAATTATGTCTTATTtccttaaattatttatttatgttgtgGATGATAGGCTTGGAGTGGTAAGTTATTAAGCATAATTTTTCAACATTGTTCATTGTATGTAAATGTTTATTaagtacaaaaaataaaaataaaaaaaaaataataataatacataaataaataaataaataatataagtgAACAATTTTATTGTTACATTCGAtggtaaaaatattttatccaTTAACTAAAAGCAAACATCCCCATATAATACTTACATAGTTACATGCACAACATCAAAActtattgaattgaatttccCACTTATTGGAAAAGTTCAAATACACTAGGGTTTGCTTGGAaatctataaaatattttttggaaaataatttcaagaaaataattcatttttttgaaaaatattttaattttctagtacTACATATTTGGCTGAAGgttagaaaaatgttttttttttttaataaattggccagaagttaagaaattgtatattttgtttggttcattttcttaaaaattaatatattatttgtactgttataatattaatattaatattaataatagtaaatggtggtgttggtggtggtgatgcGGGTTGGTGGTTGTGTGGTGGTAATCAAGGCCGATTTTTGGATTGTTGTGGCCCcgtttttataaataaatgaggcccTACCAAAAGTATAAGCGCAATCTTTAATGGTGAATGGTATTGGTGGTGAATGGTACAAGTTTCAAGTTATTTCTGTAGATTCAGGGCTTGAGACATCATATGTGTCGTTGAGGAAACAAAGTCATTTTGTCatgctcaattaattaggtCATAATTTTTAGGAGAGAGAAGTGATTTGGGATAAACTGATTAGTTTTAAGAttaattgtagattttttttttaaaaaaaaaaattcttaagttgCAATTCCCCAAggtcaaaaattaatattggaCCCTCTAAAAATTGACCCTGTGTTGTTGCCCATCTTGCATGCCCTAAAATTCGGTCATGGTGATAATAGTAATTCGGAAACTAGCTTGAAGAGATATATATTAGAGAGAGAtgtgaaaataaagaattcaaaaaatatcTTCCGACTAAACTCTAGGAAGACATTTTTGACgaaattaaacatttttccattgactagaatgactATTTTCCTGTAactctattttctttgaatatccaaacacaaaaaattaagaaaataattttttggagttatttttcgagttttcaaaGAGACCATGAGtgaaaatttaacatttaatcTCAATGCTTCTGTTtgcaaaataatttataattaattggaCACCTAAACCACGAAGAAACTGAACAGTCATTTTAGAGTaacaaaatttgatatttaGACTATAactattttataataatatatacgtacacatatataaatatattagccTAATTTGTAATAATGCATTAGCAACTTTTGGCTTTGCTAATTTATACTGCACtttttcaattgttataccatcgACCAAatgttcatattgcattgtgaattctGATCCAAAAATTATGGGTTTGTAGTTAACAGATTTTATACTTGCAGTTAACCGTTTCTGTACCTATAAACAACttgaaggcacataacatggtaattatagacacataacatgataactacaaacacatgAACGGTTAACTGtttgaagaaaatatattaactgcagaaaaataaaatgctaCATCCCGCATTTCTGGACTCTTTCCCTCTATAATTCTGGGcttgtaataataatacaaatatggcctacttattattaaaattgcaaaaaaaataaaaaaattacttacactcataatatgtttatatttatattaatgcaGGTGGTTTTATAGcaatataaaatatacaataattatatatttttttgttatattaaattaactatttaatatttaatcgGCACTGCAAATTATAGAATGCATCATTATTACTCATCACGTCATGTTTGAATTGTTCtcttctctaaaaaaaaattgcctcAATCAATTGGTAGATGTGCAAATGTCAACCCAAACTTGGtctataattaatattaaaaaatatgcaatacttattagtattattattattattattttttttttttgaaggtaacctacttatttttaaaaagttggtTGATAATTTCAATGGCTTTTCATCATCATGAAGAAGAAGAGACACTCTGTGGTTGAGTTGCAAAAATTTGAGCTCAATTATACCCATCAAAGAAGTCAATGCAACACAAcccatctctctctctgtatGTTCCAATTGGTAGATCTGCTTGTTTTAGAGTAATTAAGTAGGTAGGTAGAAGTGCGCGCAATTGCAATTGGTAGAtctgctttatatatatatatatatatatatatatatatagtggagactagctaattaattacggagtaatatattactctttctttttttttttttttttttttttttttttttttttttttgtttttggtgaaaatatatTACTCTTTCTTTGTTTACTAGTTAGAAGCACATGCACATGCAATATTTTCACCATTTGAAAGTTTTTAGTGTGAAATTATGAAACTAACAGTGTTTCAGAGCATTCAGAGCATAAACATATATGGAAAGCTAAGATTGGAAAATTGAGATTGATTTGTGTTTATCTCTGATATTGGGTGTGAGATGGGAAAATGGGTGAACCAATGTGATTTTGGAGTTTATATTCAATCAATATTGAGTACTCTTTGGCCAGgttataaaacataattttatttatccAACTGAGAAAATACAAGAATTCCTGAGGCAATGGTGAAGCACCCCAAACATAACTAAAGTATTCACTTCTCTAGAATTTTCTAGGTACTATTTGACTAAATTTTACTCTGTAGCTTGAAAATTTACCATTTATCTCATTAAAACCAACAATTTCAGTGGATGCAACATATTTAAACATCAAAAGAAGCAATGCATAAGAGTATGTATTTTCTCTACTGGTAATAGATCACTTGTATAACATAAACTGGTAGAGGACTAGAAATCAAAAATTTCAGTTGGTCCAAGCATATAATCTATTCTAattgtaagatatatatatatatatatatatatatatatatattttgaaaacaattgtaagatatattaaatataatatatctaaatatatatttgagaagataaagagagagagaaataacaatatttattttacttcaaaCTCTTACAACTTGATATTCAACGCTACAAATGccatgatatttatataattataggTAAAGAAAAAAACTAACACTAAAGCACTAACACTCATTACCCcactaactttaatttatttaacaacCCATTAATCCACTAACTTAAttccactaattaaaaaataacaaaccaCTAACTTGcagtttaatattataataatattattattatatgcttATAACATTGCCTCCTTTAAACCAAGTTGGATATATTGGTCATCCCGACCAAAATCTTTCTTCAATTTAAGAAATGTCTCCGTCTTCAACGGCTTTGTAAAAATATCTGCAACTTGACATTCACTTGAACAATACTCAATGTTGTtgatttatttttcaacaaccAACTCTCTGATTGTGTGATACTTGTTATCAATGTGTTTGTTGCGACCATGAAAGATAGGATTCTTGGACAACGAAATTGTAAACTTGTTGTCAGAGAAAATAGTTGTAGGTGTTTCTTGCTTGTGTTGTAAAAACTTCAAAATTCTCCTTAGCCAAACTGCTTGAGCAGTAGCACAATTTGCTAATGCAATATATTCTGCTTCTACagttgaaagtgctacaatctgTTGTTTCTTTGACAACCAATCAAGAAAATATGGCtgaaccaagatagaaggcatatcctgatgtgctttttctgaTCTCAACATCTTTagcccaatcactgtctgtATATCTAACAAGTTTCACAACTTtattagtagagtaaaaaatttcATCATTACTTGTATCTTTGACTtatctcagaattcgctttGCAGTAGCCCAATGTGATTCCTTTGGGTTCTCCATAAATCTGCTAggtattccaactccaaaagaaatatttgGCCTTGTTGCCACCAGATACCTCATACTCCCAATTAAGTTTATATAAGTTGTAGCATTCGCATTAATTCTTACCACACTCATCTTTGAACACTTTTAACTTTTCAGCTActggagttgaaactggtttggagttttccattttgaacttTTCTAAAATATCAGCAGCATATTTCTTTTGTGAAATAATAAAGATTCCACCATCCATCTAAACAACCTCAAGACCAAGAAAATAACACATAATAAGGGccatatcagtcatttcaaatctCTTAATGAGTGTCTAcctgaattctgagattagTTTCAAGTTATTtccaataaaaaaacaaatcatcGACATATAgacatattataataatatcacCAGAATCCGTGCATTTGACATACAAAGTATGCTCATGAGAACATCTTATAAAACCACTTTCAACGAAATAAGACtcaatgcaaccataccatgCCCTAATAGGCGCCtactttaagccatataaggcTTTTCTCAACCTGTACACTTTATGTTCCTCCCCTTTCTTCACAAACCATGCAAGTTGCTCAACACATATTTTTTCTTCAAGAAAACTATTCAAAAAATCCGACTTGACATCTATTTGATgcaatttccaatcattttgagcagcaagagaaaCAATCATTCTAACTATGTCAAGTCTTACCGGAGCAAAAACATAAAGATAATCAATCCCTAGTTTCTACTTGTAACCCGTTGCTATCTATCGTGCCTTAAAACGGTCAATTTctccatttgacttgtatttcGTTCTGTaaacccactttactccaattggcttctttccAGGAGATAATTCTGTTAACTCCCAAGTACCATTTTTTTCAATGGCACAAATCTCGTCATCCATCGCCTTAAGCCAATGAATTTTTGTAGTAGCTGTTAATAAAAAGACTTTTATCATAAGAAACATTCATAAGGATTTGTGAAACTCCCTAGTTGTTATAAGTTTCATGACAATCAGATATTCTACTTAAAGTTCAAGAGATAGTTCAGTCTAAGTGATTCAAGTCCAATTGAATTAAGTATAGGTCGAGTATGTACTAGTTATTAGATAGATCAACATATGGTTCAGAAGACTCGAAGACTTAACACTGAACTAAGGCTTACACTAGTTAAGTCAAGATAGTTCAGAATGGTTATTTCGTTACAACTGAACCAAGATTCCAGCAGCTACAAATACATAGATCATCTCCAAGAAGTGGTTGTTGAGATTACATAGATTCTTTCACAGAGCAT includes:
- the LOC116002369 gene encoding uncharacterized protein LOC116002369 — encoded protein: MKRVDVDPTCPKCGVDHENVLHALVSCAYSQLVWCEFNLPTAPSVGMSFSMWFSNILHTFSEGDITRTVAALYYTWRARNQAVWDGLLPLPRRVKYSAEAALQAWMAVHYGNSIIPESSNVTSNISEHVQSVWPRCYFDAGYCATTRKVSYGAVLLTAQGGFLAACAGPLPDCYSPLMAEAEACKQILPWLRDKGLESVEIYTDCSQLRSQLQHGSSIRSHAGYAIQITECRSTYSCRIGFLAFRFYVLGLCPA